Sequence from the uncultured Flavobacterium sp. genome:
TTTCTGTAAACAACAGATTGATTCTGAAGTCCGTTATTTTTTGAGTAATAAGCAAATTTTCCTTCTGTAGTTGGAGCGCCAATTTTTTCGTAGTTCCAAAGTTTTTCCATGCGTTTTTTTAATTCATCACGGAAAGGAATTTTGTCCAAATAGCCATAAGTAACCTCATTTTGCGCTTTTACCCAAGCTCCGGTTTCGGCTGATTTATCGTCTTCAAGCCAACGATAAGGATCGCTTACTTTTGTATCAAAATAAACGTCAACAGTTTCTCCTTTTTTAGTTTCAGGATATTGAATCTTATTCTGTCCAAATGAAATTCCTGCGGTTGTGATAGCCATTATAAGAAATGTTTTTTTCATAATTTATGTTTAACAGTTGTAACAAAAATAACGCTTTTTGTGAGATGGGTAAAAATATTTAACCGCAAAGGTTTGTGAAAATTTTAACCGCAAAGTGCGCAAAGATTTTATTTAAATGAGATGGTTAGAAACCGCAAAGCCCGCAAAGCTTTATAAATAATTTAACCGCAAAGTGCGCAAAGATTTTATTTAATTGGAATCGTTAGAAAACGCAAAGCCCGCAAAGCTTTGCGGGCTTTGCGATTTTATAAAATCTACTATGTTTAAAAAAACCTTGCGAACTTTGCGGTTAAACCAAAAGATTATAAATTAAAATTAACTCCCAGAACGATATTTCTTCCAATATTTGGAATACCGTCTGTTTTTAATCTTGAAAGGTGAGCAATGTATTTTTTATCGAATAAATTGTTTCCGTTCAGGTTCACATCAAAAGCATGTTTACCCAATTTTACCGTTCCGCCAAAACCAAGATTTACTAAAGTATAACCGTTTGAAGCCGTTTCGAAACCACTTACATTATTCTGATTAAAAGTAGAAGAAACGTTTACAGAAGCATAACCTTCCTGGAACCAATCTTTGATTTTGAACTCTGTTCTTAAAGTATTATTCCAGTTGTTTGCCGGAATTAAAGGTAAATAATCACCGTTTTGTTTTTTACCTGTTACAGTTTCAAAACTGGTTTCAAAATGCAACCAATCCAATGGATGCGGGTGAAAATGCAAACCAACTTCACCACCATACAAATTAGCATTGTCCTGAATATAAGCAAAAACATCATTGTTATCGCGTATTTCTCCAGTTGGCGAAGTATAGATATAGTTGTTTATATGATTATAAAATCCGTTAATGAAAAACTCAAAGTGAGTGTTTTTATATTCTAAATTTAAATCCGTCTGAACGTTTTGTTCCGTTTTCAAATCAGCTTTTCCAATTTCATATCGGTTAGTTCCTTCGTGAACTCCGTTAGAAGTTAACTCAGCTAAATTTGGTGCTCTAAATCCAGAAGCCACATTCAATCGAAGTGTTAAAGGTTCAGCCAATTTTGTTTTATAACCCAAAGAAGCATTAAAACTGTCAAATGATCGGTCTAATGGTAAAAAATAACCTTCTTCACCTTCAGTTCCGTGCGCGATAGAAGTTATTTTTCTATTGTCAAAACGTAATCCGGCTTGCAAAACATTGCTTCCCCATTCGTAATTTGCAGTTCCAAAAGCACCAAAATCATTTGTTGTAGCGTCAGGAATTAAATATTCTTCACCAGAATTTTTGTTCGTTTGATGCATTCCCTGAACGCCAAAAATAGCTTCAATTTTACCAAATTTAGGGAAATGATATTTAGCATTATAATTAAAAGTATTCAGTTTCATATGAAGAGAAGCTTCGTTGCTGTCTTCAAACTCACTTCTGTCATTTGCGATATAACCTAAATCAACATCTAATTTTGAGTTTTGAAAAAAGATAACGTTGTTTAAACTCAATAAATGGTTGAAAATTCCTTGTCTTGGAAACTCCGTGTTTTTGCTTGTAGATTGTTCTCCAATTCCATTATCCGGCATTCCAAGATCAAGTTTATTGTAATTGTATCTCAAAACACTTGAAAAACTAGAGTTGCTATATCCAATTCCGGTTTTAAAATCAGTTTCATTATAACGCGTGTTTGTTACACGTTCTCCGTCGGCAATTTTGTAATCAGAATGCGTGTTGAAACTTCCGCGAGCCAGAAATTTCCAGTTGTCGCTAGAAGTTTTTAATCCAATAGAAGAGTTACTTCCTTGTGTATTCGTGAAATATTTTTGGCTGAAATTAGCTTTAAACGTATTCGCATCAGCAAATTTTTCAGGATTAAAATACAAAACTCCACCCAGAGCATCAGAACCGTACAATAAAGAAGCAGGTCCTTTTATAACTTCAACACTTTCGATTCCGGCATCATTTAAACCTAAACCATGTTCGTCTCCAAACTGTTGATTTTCGATACGAACACCTTGAGAATATACCAAAACACGATTTCCGCTAAGACCGCGAATTACCGGTTTTCCGATAGAAGTTCCTGTTGAAATTTGCGAAACTCCAGGAATTGTAGCCAAACCTTCGATCAAAGTCGAAGTTCCTTTTTGTTGAAGTGTTTTAATACTTTCATGCTCGACTTTCATTACGTTTTGAGATTGTAATTTGTTGAAAGGCGTTGAAACTACAACTTCGTCCATTTCAAAAATAGATTCCGTAAGCGTTACATCCAGCGTATTTTCTTTTAATAATTTATCGATTGTTTTATTTTGAGTTGTGTACCCAACAAAAGTAAAGGCAAGTCTAAAGCTTCCGTTTGGAAGATTTTTGAATTCGTATTTTCCGTTTTCGTCAGTTTTCGTTCCTTTATGTAATTCAGGCGCATAAACAGAAACATTTGACACTGGTTTGTTTTCAAGATTGGTTACCGTTCCTGAAACAGAATTTTGAGCCGAAAGCAGGCCCGAAAACCCTAAAATAAGGGCTAATATTATTTTTTTCATTTGAAAATGATGCTATAGTTAATTGATTTTTTCTTTGAAAATAAAAACTAAAAAGAATAGTAACATTTGCCGATTCTGAAAGTTTCAGAATGGGGAAATCGACTAATTTTTTTGAATTAGATTAAAAAGGATTTTGATTTTATTTCGAGTAATCGAAAATTTAAGAAACTATAGCTTGAGGCGGACCACGTAATAAATAAGCGCTTTCTGAAAACGAATATATTTTTTCTGAAAGAGTAAAGAAATAAGGGATTTCTTTATTGAATGTGTGAAATTCAAAGGAGATTTCGTCTGGAGAAATATAACTTCCAAAAGCAAAATGACATACAAAACATAGGTCATAATTATGGTGCTGATGCGTTATTTCGCCACTTGGATCACTGTAATCGTGATGACATTGCTTTTCTGAAAGTTGCTTTACAATATGCTCATAACTGTGTATCGACTGAAACAATATTGAGAACAATATTGTTAGAGCGAAAGAAACACTTAATATGAGCTGCTTTTTCTTCATGCAAGGCAAAGGTATAAAAGAGCAATGAAAAAATGCGATGTTTTTTTGATTCTGTTGTTTATTTATTGAAAAAAGTGCAACAAATGGTTTTATTCGTCGTTAAAAAGAGAATAATTACTTTCTAATTGTCTCCTGAACTAGCATTATATTATATTTGTAAGTAAAATAAATATACCTTAAAAAAACGTTTACTTGAAAAACTCTTTAAAACCAAAATTCGATATGCGATTCCTTTTTAGTTGTTTGTTTTTAGTGTCGTTTTTAAATGGGTTTTCGCAAGAAGATACAAAACCTAAAATTGAACCGATAGTAAAAATAGACTCGTTATATCGTGAAGATCAGTTTTATTTTTCGGTTACCTATAATCTTCTGACACAGATTCCGCAAGGCCTTAAACAGAATAAATTTTCTGCGG
This genomic interval carries:
- a CDS encoding TonB-dependent receptor gives rise to the protein MKKIILALILGFSGLLSAQNSVSGTVTNLENKPVSNVSVYAPELHKGTKTDENGKYEFKNLPNGSFRLAFTFVGYTTQNKTIDKLLKENTLDVTLTESIFEMDEVVVSTPFNKLQSQNVMKVEHESIKTLQQKGTSTLIEGLATIPGVSQISTGTSIGKPVIRGLSGNRVLVYSQGVRIENQQFGDEHGLGLNDAGIESVEVIKGPASLLYGSDALGGVLYFNPEKFADANTFKANFSQKYFTNTQGSNSSIGLKTSSDNWKFLARGSFNTHSDYKIADGERVTNTRYNETDFKTGIGYSNSSFSSVLRYNYNKLDLGMPDNGIGEQSTSKNTEFPRQGIFNHLLSLNNVIFFQNSKLDVDLGYIANDRSEFEDSNEASLHMKLNTFNYNAKYHFPKFGKIEAIFGVQGMHQTNKNSGEEYLIPDATTNDFGAFGTANYEWGSNVLQAGLRFDNRKITSIAHGTEGEEGYFLPLDRSFDSFNASLGYKTKLAEPLTLRLNVASGFRAPNLAELTSNGVHEGTNRYEIGKADLKTEQNVQTDLNLEYKNTHFEFFINGFYNHINNYIYTSPTGEIRDNNDVFAYIQDNANLYGGEVGLHFHPHPLDWLHFETSFETVTGKKQNGDYLPLIPANNWNNTLRTEFKIKDWFQEGYASVNVSSTFNQNNVSGFETASNGYTLVNLGFGGTVKLGKHAFDVNLNGNNLFDKKYIAHLSRLKTDGIPNIGRNIVLGVNFNL